A DNA window from Phragmites australis chromosome 11, lpPhrAust1.1, whole genome shotgun sequence contains the following coding sequences:
- the LOC133884119 gene encoding uncharacterized protein LOC133884119, translating to MESGEIRMRFGRCPYCRAMFYRNPNEVIYYCSKCRTPIRGKNPEPRNETDHALNRLEILSADTVSVFSDVLNACHKQASVLDGDGDQPLLFSSSTSCSDFNAHSQDVAPASSSSSSPCPNGGFSPARVGHPLNNGVPLSARCDDHRIGSNEQDELRLLSRRTRRPSSSDSSVLRYGVFMSTDSETGEESSTTTNACERWGQQRRRSFLRLQELHMSIGLSWPEQSGVSASPLTDPEFHRELLLALDKLRGLIAAVVPASSSGRAEARRNARLFHRLESHLPRALPPVEQGLHRKASSTGFSWSSSGGHSERQKHHCRPVLGGAPFAVCLGCSELLQTPTIVLPSRRKVARLRCGGCEAVLEVRVAAGFAALAHQTTRTSSAPRASDSGSCNSGLSGAGAQELPPQPLHVALGYSSPSLLLQSRRY from the exons ATGGAGTCGGGAGAGATCAGAATGCGGTTCGGCCGGTGCCCATACTGCCGCGCCATGTTCTACCGGAACCCCAATGAAGTCATCTACTACTGCAGCAAATGCCGCACTCCGATCAGAG GCAAGAACCCTGAGCCGAGGAACGAAACCGACCATGCGCTGAACAGGCTGGAGATCCTCTCGGCTGACACCGTGTCGGTGTTCTCCGACGTGCTCAACGCTTGTCACAAGCAGGCTTCGGTTCTCGATGGCGACGGCGACCAGCCTCTGTTGTTCAGCAGCTCCACTTCTTGTTCCGACTTCAACGCGCACAGCCAGGACGTTGCACCTGCatcttcctcctcgtcgtcaCCGTGCCCAAACGGAGGATTCAGTCCAGCTCGGGTCGGCCATCCTCTGAACAATGGCGTCCCTCTTAGTGCTCGATGCGACGATCACCGCATTGGCTCAAATGAGCAAGATGAGCTCCGGCTGTTGTCTCGACGGACGAGGCGCCCGTCCAGCTCTGACTCGAGTGTTCTGCGTTACGGCGTGTTCATGTCAACGGATTCGGAAACGGGGGAGGAATCCTCCACGACAACAAACGCGTGCGAGCGGTGGGGGCAGCAGCGCCGGCGATCATTCCTGAGATTACAAGAGCTCCACATGTCGATTGGCTTGTCCTGGCCGGAGCAGTCCGGCGTTTCGGCGTCGCCGCTGACGGACCCGGAGTTCCACAGGGAACTGCTCCTCGCGCTGGACAAACTCCGCGGCTTGATCGCCGCCGTCGTACCGGCATCGAGCAGTGGGAGAGCGGAGGCGCGGCGCAACGCCCGCCTCTTCCATCGGCTGGAGTCGCATCTCCCGCGGGCGCTGCCGCCCGTGGAACAAGGCCTGCACCGTAAGGCGAGCAGCACCGGATTCTCGTGGTCATCCAGCGGTGGCCACAGCGAACGGCAGAAGCACCACTGCCGCCCGGTCCTGGGCGGCGCGCCGTTCGCAGTCTGCCTAGGCTGCTCCGAGCTGCTGCAGACGCCGACGATTGTGCTGCCGTCACGGAGGAAGGTCGCCAGGCTGAGGTGCGGCGGCTGCGAGGCAGTGCTGGAGGTGAGGGTGGCAGCGGGCTTTGCTGCCTTGGCTCACCAGACGACTCGGACGTCGTCCGCGCCGCGGGCGTCCGACTCTGGCAGCTGCAACAGTGGCCTGAGTGGCGCCGGTGCGCAGGAgctgccgccgcagccgctGCACGTCGCGTTGGGATACAGTTCTCCGAGCCTGCTGCTGCAGAGCCGACGCTACTGA